Proteins from a genomic interval of Balaenoptera musculus isolate JJ_BM4_2016_0621 chromosome 16, mBalMus1.pri.v3, whole genome shotgun sequence:
- the LOC118882472 gene encoding annexin A8 isoform X2, whose product MKGIGTNEQAIIDVLTQRSNAQRQQIAKSFKAQFGKDLTETLKSELSSNFERLIIALMYPPYGYEAKELYDAMKGLGTREGVIIEILASRTKNQLQEIMKAYEEDYGSSLEEDIQADTSGYLERILVCLLQGSRDDLCGFVDPGLALQDAQDLYTAGEKICGTDEMKFITILCTRSATHLMRVFEEYEKIASKSIEDSIKSETHGSLEEAMLTVVKCTRNLHSYFAERLYYAMKGAGTHDGTLIRNIVSRSEIDLNFIKCQFKEMYGKTLSSMIMEDTSSDYKNALLNLVGSDP is encoded by the exons ATGAAGGGGATCG ggaCCAACGAGCAGGCCATCATCGATGTGCTCACGCAGAGAAGCAACGCACAGAGGCAGCAGATCGCCAAGTCCTTCAAGGCTCAGTTTGGCAAG GATCTCACTGAGACGCTGAAGTCGGAGCTGAGCAGCAATTTCGAGAGGCTCATCATAGCCCTCATGTACCCTCCATACGGATACGAAGCCAAGGAGCTGTACGACGCCATGAAG GGCTTAGGAACCAGAGAGGGCGTCATCATCGAAATCCTGGCTTCTCGGACCAAGAACCAGCTGCAGGAGATAATGAAGGCGTATGAGGAGG ACTATGGGTCCAGCCTGGAGGAAGACATCCAAGCAGACACCAGCGGCTACCTGGAGAGGATCCTGGTGTGCCTCCTGCAG GGCAGCAGAGATGACTTGTGTGGCTTCGTGGACCCAGGACTGGCCCTGCAAGATGCACAG GATCTATACACAGCAGGTGAGAAGATTTGTGGGACTGATGAGATGAAATTCATCACCATCCTGTGCACGCGCAGTGCCACACACCTGATGAGAG TGTTTGAGGAATATGAGAAAATCGCCAGCAAGAGCATTGAGGACAGCATCAAGAGTGAGACCCACGGCTCACTGGAGGAGGCCATGCTCACAGTGG TGAAATGCACCCGGAACCTCCACAGCTACTTTGCAGAGCGCCTTTACTATGCTATGAAG GGAGCAGGAACTCACGATGGGACCCTGATAAGAAACATCGTTTCGAGGAGTGAGATTGACTTAAATTTCATCAAGTGTCAGTTCAAGGAGATGTACGGCAAGACCCTCAGCAGCATGATCATG GAAGACACAAGCAGTGACTACAAGAATGCCCTGCTGAACCTGGTGGGCAGTGACCCCTGA
- the LOC118882472 gene encoding annexin A8 isoform X1: MAWWKAWIEQKGVSVKSSPHFNPDPDAETLYKAMKGIGTNEQAIIDVLTQRSNAQRQQIAKSFKAQFGKDLTETLKSELSSNFERLIIALMYPPYGYEAKELYDAMKGLGTREGVIIEILASRTKNQLQEIMKAYEEDYGSSLEEDIQADTSGYLERILVCLLQGSRDDLCGFVDPGLALQDAQDLYTAGEKICGTDEMKFITILCTRSATHLMRVFEEYEKIASKSIEDSIKSETHGSLEEAMLTVVKCTRNLHSYFAERLYYAMKGAGTHDGTLIRNIVSRSEIDLNFIKCQFKEMYGKTLSSMIMEDTSSDYKNALLNLVGSDP, from the exons atTGAACAGAAGGGTGTCTCGGTGAAAAGCAGTCCCCACTTCAACCCAGACCCCGACGCAGAGACCCTCTACAAAGCTATGAAGGGGATCG ggaCCAACGAGCAGGCCATCATCGATGTGCTCACGCAGAGAAGCAACGCACAGAGGCAGCAGATCGCCAAGTCCTTCAAGGCTCAGTTTGGCAAG GATCTCACTGAGACGCTGAAGTCGGAGCTGAGCAGCAATTTCGAGAGGCTCATCATAGCCCTCATGTACCCTCCATACGGATACGAAGCCAAGGAGCTGTACGACGCCATGAAG GGCTTAGGAACCAGAGAGGGCGTCATCATCGAAATCCTGGCTTCTCGGACCAAGAACCAGCTGCAGGAGATAATGAAGGCGTATGAGGAGG ACTATGGGTCCAGCCTGGAGGAAGACATCCAAGCAGACACCAGCGGCTACCTGGAGAGGATCCTGGTGTGCCTCCTGCAG GGCAGCAGAGATGACTTGTGTGGCTTCGTGGACCCAGGACTGGCCCTGCAAGATGCACAG GATCTATACACAGCAGGTGAGAAGATTTGTGGGACTGATGAGATGAAATTCATCACCATCCTGTGCACGCGCAGTGCCACACACCTGATGAGAG TGTTTGAGGAATATGAGAAAATCGCCAGCAAGAGCATTGAGGACAGCATCAAGAGTGAGACCCACGGCTCACTGGAGGAGGCCATGCTCACAGTGG TGAAATGCACCCGGAACCTCCACAGCTACTTTGCAGAGCGCCTTTACTATGCTATGAAG GGAGCAGGAACTCACGATGGGACCCTGATAAGAAACATCGTTTCGAGGAGTGAGATTGACTTAAATTTCATCAAGTGTCAGTTCAAGGAGATGTACGGCAAGACCCTCAGCAGCATGATCATG GAAGACACAAGCAGTGACTACAAGAATGCCCTGCTGAACCTGGTGGGCAGTGACCCCTGA
- the LOC118882472 gene encoding annexin A8 isoform X3, translated as MAWWKAWIEQKGVSVKSSPHFNPDPDAETLYKAMKGIGTNEQAIIDVLTQRSNAQRQQIAKSFKAQFGKDLTETLKSELSSNFERLIIALMYPPYGYEAKELYDAMKGLGTREGVIIEILASRTKNQLQEIMKAYEEDYGSSLEEDIQADTSGYLERILVCLLQGSRDDLCGFVDPGLALQDAQCLRNMRKSPARALRTASRVRPTAHWRRPCSQWGAGTHDGTLIRNIVSRSEIDLNFIKCQFKEMYGKTLSSMIMEDTSSDYKNALLNLVGSDP; from the exons atTGAACAGAAGGGTGTCTCGGTGAAAAGCAGTCCCCACTTCAACCCAGACCCCGACGCAGAGACCCTCTACAAAGCTATGAAGGGGATCG ggaCCAACGAGCAGGCCATCATCGATGTGCTCACGCAGAGAAGCAACGCACAGAGGCAGCAGATCGCCAAGTCCTTCAAGGCTCAGTTTGGCAAG GATCTCACTGAGACGCTGAAGTCGGAGCTGAGCAGCAATTTCGAGAGGCTCATCATAGCCCTCATGTACCCTCCATACGGATACGAAGCCAAGGAGCTGTACGACGCCATGAAG GGCTTAGGAACCAGAGAGGGCGTCATCATCGAAATCCTGGCTTCTCGGACCAAGAACCAGCTGCAGGAGATAATGAAGGCGTATGAGGAGG ACTATGGGTCCAGCCTGGAGGAAGACATCCAAGCAGACACCAGCGGCTACCTGGAGAGGATCCTGGTGTGCCTCCTGCAG GGCAGCAGAGATGACTTGTGTGGCTTCGTGGACCCAGGACTGGCCCTGCAAGATGCACAG TGTTTGAGGAATATGAGAAAATCGCCAGCAAGAGCATTGAGGACAGCATCAAGAGTGAGACCCACGGCTCACTGGAGGAGGCCATGCTCACAGTGG GGAGCAGGAACTCACGATGGGACCCTGATAAGAAACATCGTTTCGAGGAGTGAGATTGACTTAAATTTCATCAAGTGTCAGTTCAAGGAGATGTACGGCAAGACCCTCAGCAGCATGATCATG GAAGACACAAGCAGTGACTACAAGAATGCCCTGCTGAACCTGGTGGGCAGTGACCCCTGA